The Bacillus sp. DX3.1 genome has a segment encoding these proteins:
- the mobV gene encoding MobV family relaxase: protein MSFAICRMQKFKMRDVKGIQIHNQREKESHTNHDIESERTQLNYDLHNDDRIDYLKMVKDKIEQNVETNRAIRKDAVVMCEFVVTSDKEFFDVLNMVDPAQQKVFFKEAYSFLKDRYGERNIVHAAVHLDEKTPHMHVGMVPVTEENKLSAKQIFNRKELVSLQDDFHAHMVEKGFYLERGVSSDKKHVEIRKFKAMTAKEEIKILETDIRQCLQKKEVVNKQMEQLESRLNQLQNAVKSTNNVDKIEVKHKGGILRSKTVEMSVEDFEEIKTKAKASEAFKRENMTLHRKNEALQASNTDLHTTVKRLEKENEELKPYKGKFERLAKLIDEMDKFYEKFIPKEMPKFHEIIGFCKRKVNASMNRFSSLRYSEERLNEHEKRGYETASKFLENQRKEQKQQRKERGNERGL, encoded by the coding sequence ATGAGTTTTGCAATTTGTCGTATGCAGAAATTTAAAATGCGAGATGTAAAGGGAATTCAGATTCATAATCAGCGAGAAAAAGAGAGTCACACAAATCATGATATTGAGTCAGAACGAACACAACTGAATTATGATTTACATAATGATGACCGCATTGATTATTTGAAAATGGTAAAAGACAAAATTGAACAGAATGTAGAAACCAATCGGGCGATTCGCAAAGATGCGGTTGTAATGTGTGAGTTTGTGGTGACAAGCGATAAAGAATTTTTTGATGTGTTAAATATGGTTGATCCAGCTCAACAAAAAGTATTTTTTAAAGAAGCGTACAGTTTTTTAAAAGATAGATACGGTGAGCGTAATATTGTACATGCAGCAGTACATTTGGATGAGAAAACACCTCATATGCATGTTGGAATGGTTCCAGTAACTGAAGAGAATAAATTATCAGCGAAACAGATTTTTAACCGAAAAGAATTAGTTTCGCTCCAGGATGATTTTCATGCTCATATGGTGGAAAAAGGATTTTATTTAGAGCGTGGTGTATCGAGTGATAAAAAACATGTAGAAATACGAAAGTTCAAAGCTATGACGGCAAAAGAAGAAATAAAAATTTTAGAAACAGACATTAGACAATGTTTACAGAAAAAAGAAGTAGTAAATAAGCAAATGGAGCAATTAGAATCTCGTTTGAATCAATTACAAAATGCAGTGAAATCAACAAATAACGTCGATAAGATCGAAGTTAAACACAAGGGTGGTATCTTACGCTCTAAAACCGTTGAAATGAGCGTAGAAGACTTTGAGGAAATCAAAACTAAGGCAAAGGCATCAGAAGCCTTTAAACGTGAAAATATGACGTTACATCGCAAGAATGAAGCGCTACAAGCGAGTAATACAGATTTACATACAACAGTGAAGCGTTTGGAAAAAGAAAATGAAGAGTTGAAGCCGTATAAGGGTAAATTTGAACGTTTAGCAAAATTAATTGATGAGATGGATAAATTTTATGAGAAATTTATTCCAAAAGAGATGCCTAAATTCCATGAGATTATTGGTTTTTGTAAGAGAAAAGTAAATGCATCTATGAATAGATTTAGTTCTCTTAGGTATTCAGAAGAAAGATTGAATGAACATGAGAAAAGAGGATATGAAACAGCATCAAAGTTTCTTGAAAATCAACGAAAAGAACAAAAACAACAAAGAAAAGAACGTGGAAATGAAAGAGGACTTTGA
- a CDS encoding MarR family transcriptional regulator, whose amino-acid sequence MTKNIINFGQAEEKARKRDLEIEQKQFEEEHHGMDQDAVDEALKVLSKATGGKEIYIGTKKSPQSKVRFAQSMQENLGYLYKQKYLTDREKIFLTEIIPYIAFSSNCIVLDIKVKNPVPANITEIAKLIDASRQPTSTVINSLVKKGILFKGDSGVEGNNAKAYAVFINPHVVYAGDKDNVNEALKVMFYKAMKMPILKDLPNKFF is encoded by the coding sequence ATGACAAAAAATATTATTAACTTTGGACAAGCTGAAGAAAAAGCGAGAAAACGAGATTTAGAGATTGAGCAAAAACAATTTGAAGAAGAACATCATGGGATGGATCAAGACGCAGTAGATGAAGCTTTAAAGGTGTTAAGTAAGGCTACTGGTGGTAAAGAGATTTACATAGGCACTAAAAAGAGTCCTCAATCGAAAGTGAGGTTTGCTCAATCAATGCAAGAGAATCTAGGCTATTTGTATAAGCAAAAATATTTAACAGATAGGGAGAAGATTTTTTTAACTGAAATAATCCCTTATATTGCTTTTTCTAGTAATTGTATTGTTCTTGATATTAAAGTGAAAAACCCTGTACCCGCAAATATTACAGAGATTGCAAAATTAATAGATGCTTCTAGACAACCTACAAGTACAGTAATCAATTCTTTAGTTAAAAAAGGAATTTTATTTAAAGGTGATTCAGGCGTTGAAGGAAATAATGCTAAGGCTTATGCAGTATTTATTAATCCTCATGTGGTTTATGCAGGAGATAAGGACAATGTAAATGAAGCATTAAAAGTTATGTTTTATAAAGCTATGAAGATGCCTATTTTAAAGGATTTACCTAATAAGTTTTTTTGA
- a CDS encoding small multi-drug export protein, with translation MIWTYFIIFLLAAIPFFEVSMIVPIAIIGGIPAVPVIIIAFLGNLLTIILLILFIDSIRNWRKKKKNNEEINESKSHQRAKKIWGKYGLPGLAFIGPFFIGSHLTTLLAVTFGGTRLKTLVLMTASIAFWAISLGSAAYLGFDFLVKDEDDFGFITRLLNR, from the coding sequence TTGATTTGGACATATTTTATTATTTTTTTGTTGGCAGCAATTCCTTTTTTTGAAGTATCAATGATAGTACCAATTGCAATTATCGGCGGCATTCCAGCAGTTCCAGTTATTATTATTGCATTTTTAGGGAATTTATTAACTATAATTTTACTTATCTTGTTTATAGACTCGATTCGCAATTGGCGTAAAAAGAAAAAAAATAATGAAGAAATAAATGAATCCAAAAGTCACCAACGCGCTAAGAAAATTTGGGGGAAATATGGTTTACCAGGTTTAGCGTTTATTGGACCCTTTTTTATAGGTAGTCATTTAACAACATTATTAGCTGTCACATTTGGCGGTACACGTTTGAAAACTTTAGTATTAATGACAGCAAGTATTGCATTTTGGGCAATCTCACTTGGTAGCGCAGCGTATTTGGGCTTTGATTTTCTAGTGAAAGATGAAGATGATTTTGGTTTTATCACAAGACTTTTAAATCGATAA
- a CDS encoding helix-turn-helix domain-containing protein: MKFGEKLSKLRKENGFSQETLAEQLNTSRQAISKWENGQGFPETEKLLMIGNIFEVSIDYLLKDSAENNEGNEEGYYVSREMAEGFLISTQKIAKHIGLGFGFFALAFEPYLILGKNSMLGILLIIVIATLGIISFATLGFDQGQYTILKKEVLLFDSNYFKELTVRYEGFKRKYSGIVVIGVCLLAVGFLAFALEKKLEMGILAPYYPIFVFLIAVGLYMSVRTLTILSAYQLLVNNDEHTSRFSFKLKQKAKKKFDEF, translated from the coding sequence ATGAAATTTGGTGAAAAACTTTCTAAACTTAGAAAAGAAAATGGATTTTCTCAAGAAACTTTAGCTGAACAATTAAACACCTCAAGACAAGCAATTAGCAAATGGGAAAATGGCCAAGGATTTCCTGAAACAGAAAAGCTCTTAATGATTGGGAATATCTTTGAGGTATCTATTGATTACTTATTGAAGGATTCTGCTGAGAACAATGAAGGAAATGAAGAAGGTTATTATGTAAGTAGAGAAATGGCAGAGGGTTTTTTGATAAGCACACAAAAAATTGCTAAGCATATTGGATTAGGTTTTGGTTTTTTTGCATTGGCGTTTGAACCATATTTAATTTTAGGGAAAAACTCAATGTTAGGAATACTCCTAATTATTGTCATTGCAACATTAGGAATTATTTCTTTTGCAACATTAGGATTTGATCAAGGACAATATACAATTCTCAAAAAAGAAGTTTTATTGTTTGATTCAAATTATTTTAAAGAGCTAACAGTAAGATATGAGGGCTTTAAAAGAAAATATTCAGGTATAGTGGTGATTGGAGTTTGTTTACTGGCGGTGGGATTCTTAGCTTTTGCTTTGGAGAAAAAATTAGAGATGGGGATCTTGGCTCCTTATTATCCGATTTTTGTGTTTTTAATAGCCGTTGGTCTATATATGTCAGTTCGTACTCTTACAATTCTTTCTGCATATCAATTATTGGTAAATAACGATGAACATACAAGTCGATTTAGTTTTAAATTAAAGCAGAAAGCAAAGAAGAAATTTGATGAGTTTTAA